The Eurosta solidaginis isolate ZX-2024a chromosome 4, ASM4086904v1, whole genome shotgun sequence genome includes a window with the following:
- the LOC137248529 gene encoding uncharacterized protein: MTHSSFEKLCGFLGILRKADTNWRTAISLQKRVEIALFTLGSAAEYRVVSELFGVGKSTVCAIFLEFCEEVWQALSTRYIKKLPPTQETVDEYVDGFHSLGFPQCLGAIDDCHIEVRPNASDTTDYFNYKGWYSIVLLSLLDYRYRFIYINIGAPERCNDSQIYNSSLLKKVLIENEVLAANKKNISGVQMPICILGHSAFKFSTTLMKPYALSTDLSEEKKLDNYMLSKCRRVAENAFRHVKARFRRIGKGIDNEIGNAPSIVQAACVLHNFLKDENDTINQMWLENLREYNRNREYPTHSVVIGDNEPSAKILDKRCVVILDPMSLSRLMVLVTEKMEALTTTE; the protein is encoded by the exons ATGACGCATTCCAGTTTTGAAAAGCTGTGTGGGTTCCTCGGAATATTAAGGAAAGCTGATACGAACTGGCGCACAGCAATTTCTTTGCAAAAACGTGTAGAAATTGCTTTGTTTACCCTTGGGTCAGCTGCAGAATATAGAGTAGTGTCGGAGCTATTTGGTGTTGGCAAATCAACTGTGTGCGCCATTTTCCTAGAGTTCTGCGAGGAAGTGTGGCAGGCGCTATCTACACGGTACATTAAAAAATTACCACCGACGCAAGAAACTGTTGACGAATATGTGGATGGATTTCATAGCCTTGGCTTTCCACAATGTTTAGGGGCGATTG ATGACTGTCATATAGAAGTCAGACCAAATGCTTCTGATACAACGGATTATTTTAATTACAAGGGATGGTATTCCATTGTACTCCTATCTCTTTTAGATTATAG atACCGTTTTATATACATCAATATTGGAGCGCCAGAACGTTGCAACGACTCCCAAATATACAATTCATCTCTGCTGAAGAAGGTATTGATTGAGAACGAGGTACTCgctgcaaataaaaaaaacataagcgGAGTACAAATGCCTATATGCATTTTGGGACACTCCGCATTTAAATTTTCCACAACGTTAATGAAGCCATATGCCCTTTCCACAGATTTGTCTGAGGAAAAAAAACTGGATAACTATATGTTATCAAAATGCAGAAGAGTGGCGGAAAATGCCTTTCGTCATGTAAAGGCTCGGTTTCGTCGAATTGGAAAGGGCATAGATAATGAAATTGGTAACGCCCCAAGCATTGTGCAGGCGGCCTGTGTTTTGCACAATTTCCTCAAAGATGAAAACGACACCATTAACCAGATGTGGTTGGAAAATTTGAGGGAGTATAACCGAAACCGGGAATATCCTACACATAGTGTTGTGATTGGCGATAACGAACCCTCTGCGAAAATATTAGACAAGCGCTGTGTCGTTATTTTG GATCCAATGTCGCTTTCGAGGTTGATGGTCCTGGTGACGGAGAAAATGGAGGCGTTGACGACGACGGAGTAG